GTATACCATTTAGTGTTCAAAcatggttttataagaacattggTGAGGATGGGCTGTCTGTAACAATAGTCCCACTGGTCACTCTAGCTAACGTTGACCTGATGTGAGTTTTCTTTCCTACTTCGGAAAGAGACATTGAGAAATAAATGTTCCCACACATGCTTAATCAATATGACAGTGTTAGTTTATTTGCAAGGAGACCAACCAGCTCCAATTGAAATATTTAAGAGGAAGAAATTAACATTATATTTCTCTCTAACATAGTGTCACATATTGATCCACTAGGGGATGCGTTCAAGTCAAGTGTTTTCATAGCATGTTCATGAGCAGCTCTCTCAAATCAATGCAGACATGAGGTGCCTCAGTTTGCAAAACATTACACATTCTATAGTCCTCTAGTCTTACAACTAAATGTAGAATTAGACATTCCTTCTCTTCagttctatctctttctcttccaAAATGCTGGGCACTTGAGaacaattttatttaacctttatcttGACAGGGAAGTAACACAGACTAGATAAGCCCTGAGACCCTAGACTCAGTATGACTTTCCATGTTGCTCAAGGGAAAGGCTTTGTCTATCCCCTCATGGGGTCTTTCCACTCCAAGGCATCTTTGTTCTACCTCCCTCGGGTGTGAGTTCTGAGGTGTCCCTTGATATGGCTGGACTGACTGAACCCTTTCCCACAGACAGGACAGGagtagggtttctcccctgtgtgaaccCTCAAGTGGGTCTTCAGATGGACTGACTGGCTGAAGCGTTTACCACACACGTGGCAGCGGTACGGTCTCTCTCCCGTGTGAATGCGTTGGTGCTCCCTGAACCTGCCTGAGTAGCTGAAGCTCTtgccacacacaccacagtggAAGGGCTTATCCTTAGTGTGAGAACGCAGGTGGACCTTGAGGTAACTGGTAGAGGTGAATGACTTCCAACAGACTGTGCAGAGGATTTGCCTGTGACTAGTGTCACCACTGTGTGGTACTGTATGGGATAGCATGTGTGCCTTCAGTTGGGAAAGCTCACAGAACACGGCTCCACACTGAGTACATGAGTGTGTCTGGGTGTCCTCCTCTGGTCTCCTTTCTGGATCTCTTGGAACACTTTCAGTGTTCTCACTCTGTGTTCTAGAACAGGCTGGATTTgctgcagagaggggctgagactgAGGGGAGTCACTGGTTGGTTCTGATAGTGATACTCCATAGCCCTCTCCATCAGGTTCTGTTTTGATCTGTCCAGTTGTGTTGGTCAgtagagagtctctctctctgttctccacagtttggggaagatgtgtggggtgaggtggcTCCTGATCACAGTCACTTTTCACACAGGGAGGAATGGTTATggagtcttctttggtatcagCCTCCGGCCCTTGAATCTGCTCTACCTCCTGACGGGTCCTGAGTTCACCCTGTTCCTCTTTAATCTGGGTGGGCTCTGGGTCCCTCTGCCCCAGACTGGGGCTCCACTCCTGCTCACAGTGCTGTTGCTCAGGGGGAGTTTGCTGCTCTGAGACACAAGAGAGAATGGGCTGAGGAGCTGGTGGAAAGAAGACAATAAATGACGTCAATGAAAGTAATTACAGCTGTTGACATTTGATTGTCAAGACCACCATTGAGTTAGCTAGCTTGTTCTGGGAATGGAatatctatgtctctgtctgaatCCCAAATCCCGCCTTCCCCTCGCCCCTCTATTTGCGAGTTCACGCACACCTCCGCCATATGCACAAGTGTCCTAAAGCCGAGGGTGTGAAAATGATGGAGGGTGCAGGGGCTAATTAGACTCTCCGATAACCACTTTGACCAAGCCAGCAACGTTGGCGGCTTCAGAGCGAAGTGGAATCCCGAAAAATTATTTTTGAATTTGCGCAAGCGTCACTGTGcaaaatggtacgcagcatcatctggatatgtgagcaacaaaagttcaacattcaccttctcctaccatttctgtcaagccgtctatgcATATAATCTCATATATATGTTCAATAAATCCAaggtatgcaccacacagaacgcactgcaattGCCTCTAcaatgcaatgctgcaaggcaaacacagtgttccattggaaatgaatgtacttctggtgtccCAAAACTGGGTTGGTGTGAGGAGGTGTTATTATATTCCAAGTGCatttgtttgtttgatttttgaTACATGTAAAATATTAAATACCCCACAAAATGTAATGTATAACTGTTACTAAGGTTTATATCTTGTAAAACGACAGGGTGGATTTGTTAATAAGAATTTCACgcttgttttattatttcaaagtttaacatgAATTGCATCATTCACCAGTGTGTCCTAAAGTTGATGGGTTTAATGATTCCCTCATCACTCTCAGGAAGTCACCCTCGGATTTCGCCAGCAACATGGGGAAACTGAGGGCCCTTggtccagcttttgtcaaatgaaTGTCAGATTTTACTTTTCGTAGCAGACTAGGAAATTTTACTCAACaagttaggataattaggttaatGTTAGGAAAATGGTTAGGGCATGCTCAaatgcaacccccccccccccaaaaaaaaaacaatcaactTTTGACATTAATTTGGCACAAGCTGAATTCCTTCCAGCCATGACCAGGGCCCTCAGAGCGAGTTGGTAGGGGCGAGGGGTGGGATTCACCGTCTCTCTGCCCTAAACATTAAAATACTGTTGAATACAATTTAACACGTTTCTAGGCCTATAGCTAATTTGTGTAAAATCGAGCTAGCTACATACCCGGTAGGACCGGTGTGATCAAGTGGCGTTTCAGGTATtggttctctctctttgtccgggCTATTTCTTCCTGGTACTCAGAGATTGTGTCTCCGACCACTCTAAGTATCTCCTCCGCAGCTTGCATCAAACGCTCAGTTAGATACACATTCAGATATTGTAATTTAGCCATCGTTGGACGACTCTAGGGGACAAAATCGCTTCCCAAAATAAACGTAGCCTGGGAAAAGACAGTACAGTCTTCAGAATCTCTGTGGCTAGGGCTTGTTGTCAAACATGAACGCTGTACTGCACGGAAGTGACGTCAGCACGATAGGCACACATGGGTAGAATTGCTCTTTTCAGATTTAACAAAATATAGCTAAAGTTGCGTCATTGACATTGTAAAAGAGATACACACCATTGCATTGGTATGCCGCGTTGCACATCATGAAATTAAGAAAAAAAGGGCGACTTTGACAGACTGAGCAGTACACTAAGTAGACTACCACTGGAAGAACGTGAAAACAACAACTCAGTAAAGTAATTAGTTACTACAATTTATGTCTTGCTATGATGTGTTAATCTGATCCCTTCCAGAATGTCAACACAATTACTTCTGAAAAGGCATATTATGCATATAATGTAGCCTAAGCTATGATATTGGATAGGCTATTCATATCAAGTATCTATTTTCATAGTGTGAATGATGAACAAAATGTATCAATTTATTAAAAGGCATTAGGAAGGTGCCTGTAATAGTGTTCTGTAATGACTGTATTTATTCACATTCTCTGTGTCTACATTCATAGGTCATGGACAGGACATACCAGACAGGACCCACCGGACCTACAGCCATCTTGGGTAGTGCGCATCCCAGGCTGGCAAACCTGGATAGGGTGTTCCCCAaggtgacattctattgaaatccACCCTACTCCTGGTAATTTATTATGACTTTATTATGATCAGTCTGACATAATTCT
The DNA window shown above is from Salmo salar chromosome ssa13, Ssal_v3.1, whole genome shotgun sequence and carries:
- the LOC106568360 gene encoding zinc finger and SCAN domain-containing protein 5B isoform X3, whose product is MAKLQYLNVYLTERLMQAAEEILRVVGDTISEYQEEIARTKRENQYLKRHLITPVLPAPQPILSCVSEQQTPPEQQHCEQEWSPSLGQRDPEPTQIKEEQGELRTRQEVEQIQGPEADTKEDSITIPPCVKSDCDQEPPHPTHLPQTVENRERDSLLTNTTGQIKTEPDGEGYGVSLSEPTSDSPQSQPLSAANPACSRTQSENTESVPRDPERRPEEDTQTHSCTQCGAVFCELSQLKAHMLSHTVPHSGDTSHRQILCTVCWKSFTSTSYLKVHLRSHTKDKPFHCGVCGKSFSYSGRFREHQRIHTGERPYRCHVCGKRFSQSVHLKTHLRVHTGEKPYSCPVCGKGFSQSSHIKGHLRTHTRGR
- the LOC106568360 gene encoding zinc finger and SCAN domain-containing protein 5B isoform X4, with the protein product MAKLQYLNVYLTERLMQAAEEILRVVGDTISEYQEEIARTKRENQYLKRHLITPVLPAPQPILSCVSEQQTPPEQQHCEQEWSPSLGQRDPEPTQIKEEQGELRTRQEVEQIQGPEADTKEDSITIPPCVKSDCDQEPPHPTHLPQTVENRERDSLLTNTTGQIKTEPDGEGYGVSLSEPTSDSPQSQPLSAANPACSRTQSENTESVPRDPERRPEEDTQTHSCTQCGAVFCELSQLKAHMLSHTVPHSGDTSHRQILCTVCWKSFTSTSYLKVHLRSHTKDKPFHCGVCGKSFSYSGRFREHQRIHTGERPYRCHVCGKRFSQSVHLKTHLRVHTGEKPYSCPVCGKGFSQSSHIKGHLRTHTRGR